A stretch of Primulina tabacum isolate GXHZ01 chromosome 13, ASM2559414v2, whole genome shotgun sequence DNA encodes these proteins:
- the LOC142521801 gene encoding uncharacterized protein LOC142521801, with protein sequence MKGSCCDGKEWIWEEYIRKGDSGVGNLLTFKFTVDKKAAAAVSCRMSKNEKPKQNTAYSANDNSCGGKTVLESTETETTKSSRGRTRLDRLVRQRVHGIRKDVRFNKLGQPVGEFAGEMQSYIGVLVREKVKISYQTWKMVPNDVKDLIWESVNLTYNVDQSWKKGCLNSANNKWRQFKAFLTQKFILSKRDNTEDLKEPPTGFGITRDDWSSFVISRLSDDFMKLRDEQKKRRKQNIYPHRMSRKGYARFADEIADELCDDDDINRAIMWKKGRVNKKGQYEGDELKSAIEKIDGYVQQKIEGTLQYEEGKNDILTKALDSYEHSGRVRGVGGHITPSIYFNIGRVWKSPFGDDHIFLNQTKELMEAKILISKQDARIAEQNARISDQDARIQRLEEMFKKGARNFDIEEKGSCSVKLHPMSDDKIKKGASNYATSHDDDLKTLSNAEFLQVSDYCNCP encoded by the exons ATGAAAGGTTCATGCTGTGATGGGAAAGAATGGATCTGGGAAGAGTACATTCGCAAAG GTGACAGTGGAGTAGGAAATTTGCTTACTTTCAAGTTTACAGTCGATAAAAAAGCTGCGGCGGCGGTTTCTTGCAG GATGTCAAAGAACGAGAAGCCTAAACAGAATACTGCATATTCTGCCAATGACAATAGTTGTGGGGGCAAAACAGTTTTGGAATCTACAGAGACGGAAACAACAAAATCATCTAGAGGTCGTACACGTTTGGATAGGCTTGTTAGGCAAAGGGTTCATGGAATCAGAAAGGATGTGAGGTTCAATAAATTGGGACAGCCAGTTGGAGAATTTGCAGGTGAGATGCAAAGTTATATTGGAGTTCTTGTTCGAGAAAAGGTAAAGATAAGTTATCAGACTTGGAAAATGGTTCCAAATGATGTCAAAGATTTAATATGGGAATCGGTTAAT CTGACGTACAATGTTGATCAAAGCTGGAAGAAGGGATGTCTGAACTCTGCAAATAACAAGTGGCGACAGTTTAAAGCTTTTCTCACTCAAAAGTTCATTCTTAGCAAGCGGGATAACACTGAGGATTTGAAAGAACCACCTACTGGGTTTGGTATTACACGAGATGATTGGAGTTCATTTGTAATCAGTCGCTTGTCTGATGACTTCATG AAATTGCGTGATGAACAAAAGAAGAGAAGAAAGCAAAACATATACCCCCATCGTATGTCTCGCAAAGGATATGCACGTTTCGCCGACGAAATA GCAGATGAGTTATGTGACGATGATGATATAAATCGAGCAATTATGTGGAAGAAAGGACGGGTCAATAAGAAGGGTCAATATGAAGGCGATGAGTTGAAATCGGCAATAGAAAAGATT GATGGTTATGTGCAACAAAAAATCGAGGGTACGTTGCAATATGAAGAAGGAAAAAATGATATCCTTACGAAAGCACTGGATTCATATGAACATTCTGGTCGTGTGAGAGGTGTTGGAGGTCATATCACTCCAAGCATCTACTTTAATATTGGTAGAGTATGGAAGAGTCCTTTTGGTGATGACCATATATTTCTTAATCAAACAAAGGAGTTGATGGAGGCGAAGATATTAATCTCAAAACAAGATGCACGAATCGCAGAACAAAATGCACGCATATCAGATCAAGATGCACGCATACAGAGACTTGAAGAAATGTTCAAAAAAGGTGCAAGAAACTTTGACATTGAAGAAAAAGGTAGTTGCTCAGTAAAGTTGCATCCCATGAGTGACGATAAAATCAAAAAGGGTGCAAGCAACTATGCAACTTCGCATGATGATGACCTGAAAACTTTGAGCAATGCTGAGTTTCTGCAGGTATCTGATTATTGCAATTGTCCATGA
- the LOC142523469 gene encoding uncharacterized protein LOC142523469, with translation MWHLYKKMKKDNKTDKFRFVNPHTIPYMPYVSKLDRNGKIEHLNERASVLAERLSVASTNQLVLVPHNIGYHWILTVIDPYKEMVYLLDSLSHRNRYDDWKYVVDMSVRLFNSNKERKWKKQAIWEVVKGPRQPDSKQCGFYVMRFMREMIEKNATSEKNSISSIFMKTEYSKEEIDEVRSEWAECIQD, from the exons ATGTG GCATCTGtataaaaagatgaaaaaagaCAACAAGACTGACAAGTTTAGATTTGTCAATCCACACACGATCCCATACATGCCATATGTATCCAAACTTGACAGAAACGGTAAAATCGAACACTTGAATGAAAGAGCAAGTGTTTTGGCCGAAAGACTAAGTGTTGCATCAACAAATCAACTAGTTTTAGTGCCACATAATATTGG TTATCATTGGATTCTCACTGTCATCGATCCTTACAAGGAGATGGTTTATTTGTTGGATTCACTTAGTCATCGAAACCGTTACGATGACTGGAAATATGTGGTGGATAT GAGTGTAAGATTGTTTAATTCAAATAAGGAAAGGAAATGGAAAAAACAAGCTATATGGGAAGTAGTAAAG ggTCCACGACAACCAGATTCGAAACAATGTggtttttatgttatgagatTTATGAGAGAAATGATTGAAAAAAATGCTACCAGTGAGAAGAACTCGATATCTTCAATT TTCATGAAAACTGAGTATTCCAAGGAAGAGATTGATGAAGTGCGATCCGAGTGGGCGGAATGCATACAAGACTAG